A genomic stretch from Mycobacterium cookii includes:
- a CDS encoding LLM class F420-dependent oxidoreductase, whose protein sequence is MRFAFKTSPQNTTWKQMLAVWQTADDIDVFESGWTFDHFYPIFSDSAGPCLEGWTTLTALAQATTRLRLGTLVTGIHYRHPAVLANMATALDIISDGRLELGIGAGWNEEESGAYGIELGSIKERFDRFEEACGVLTSLLSNETTNFDGTYYQLKDARNEPKGPQRPHPPICIGGSGEKRTLRITARYAQHWNFAGGPPDLFAHKLEVLKSHCADIGRDPKEIVTSAHLRLEDDLNYAKVIDDATALAAEGLDLGIVYIPVPHDPGVLEPLAEAIRDSGLRD, encoded by the coding sequence ATGCGATTCGCGTTCAAAACCTCACCCCAAAACACCACCTGGAAACAGATGCTCGCCGTCTGGCAGACCGCCGACGATATCGACGTTTTCGAATCCGGGTGGACCTTCGACCACTTCTACCCGATCTTCAGCGACAGCGCCGGACCCTGTCTGGAGGGCTGGACGACGTTGACGGCACTAGCCCAGGCGACCACGCGACTGCGGCTGGGCACTCTGGTCACCGGCATCCACTACCGCCATCCCGCGGTGCTGGCCAACATGGCCACCGCGCTGGACATCATCTCCGACGGCCGGCTCGAGCTGGGCATCGGCGCCGGATGGAACGAGGAGGAATCCGGCGCCTACGGCATCGAGCTCGGCAGCATCAAAGAACGCTTCGACCGGTTCGAAGAAGCTTGCGGAGTGCTGACCAGCCTGCTGAGCAACGAGACGACCAACTTCGACGGCACCTACTACCAGCTCAAAGACGCCCGCAACGAACCCAAGGGCCCGCAGCGTCCGCACCCGCCGATCTGCATCGGAGGCAGTGGTGAAAAGCGCACGCTGCGGATCACCGCCCGCTATGCCCAACACTGGAACTTCGCCGGCGGACCGCCGGATCTGTTCGCGCACAAGCTCGAGGTGCTGAAATCCCACTGCGCCGACATCGGGCGCGATCCGAAGGAGATCGTGACCTCGGCGCATCTGCGGCTGGAGGACGATCTCAACTACGCGAAGGTCATCGACGACGCGACCGCGCTGGCCGCCGAGGGACTCGATCTGGGCATCGTGTACATCCCGGTGCCGCATGACCCGGGGGTGCTGGAGCCGCTGGCCGAGGCGATCCGCGACTCGGGGTTGCGCGACTGA
- a CDS encoding LysM peptidoglycan-binding domain-containing protein translates to MERIWEETKNYDVQQGDTLFTIAQREYGDGNLFSVIALQNHLADPDLVEVGEQLLIPYVTYRHQVTALDSNVARKEITQHYYGTTDSNVELIWEIVNGVAQREIHQGTWLHMPDLTNVGHYTVVADETLPGLAARWYGDDHLAVIIELANNLPTGSSLTAGQVLIQPGLNRLRHVAGDTLASLCLEEYGDADLDTRIAVVAAANHINTPDAVFCNQAVYIPS, encoded by the coding sequence TTGGAAAGGATCTGGGAAGAAACGAAGAACTATGATGTCCAACAAGGCGACACCCTGTTCACCATCGCTCAACGTGAATACGGAGACGGCAACCTGTTCTCGGTGATCGCACTGCAGAATCACCTCGCTGATCCAGACCTGGTCGAGGTCGGAGAACAGCTGCTGATCCCGTACGTCACCTACCGGCATCAGGTCACCGCACTTGATTCCAACGTGGCGCGAAAGGAGATCACCCAGCACTACTACGGCACGACGGACTCCAATGTCGAGTTGATCTGGGAGATCGTCAACGGAGTGGCCCAGCGTGAGATCCACCAGGGCACCTGGCTGCACATGCCCGACCTCACCAATGTCGGTCACTACACCGTCGTCGCGGACGAAACCCTCCCGGGCCTGGCCGCCCGCTGGTACGGCGACGATCACCTCGCGGTCATCATCGAACTCGCCAACAACCTGCCCACGGGCAGCTCGTTGACTGCCGGTCAAGTGCTGATTCAGCCGGGATTGAACCGCCTGCGCCACGTGGCCGGCGATACCCTGGCCTCGCTGTGCCTTGAGGAGTACGGCGACGCGGACCTTGACACCAGAATCGCCGTCGTCGCGGCGGCCAATCACATCAATACGCCGGATGCGGTCTTCTGCAACCAGGCGGTGTATATCCCTTCGTAA
- a CDS encoding adenylate/guanylate cyclase domain-containing protein, protein MTAAGLVCRSCGTELPANSKFCNHCGAPVTAHDAHAEYKQVTVLFADVVHSMDIAAAVGAERLREIMAALSDRCAAVVQRYGSTITQWTGDGIMAVFGAPVAAEDHAVLGCLAALGLQEEATRLAVDVREHDGIDLRLRVGLNSGEVIAGAMGSGKFGYATVGEPVGMAQRMESVAPPGGVMLSASTVRLIQGVAHLAATELVRVKGVEEPVPVRRLLGMTDGHRAGGRAEATLVGRHWEMAAVEGLLERAIGGHGAVVGVMGSAGIGKSRLVREVTAMAAARGVEVFTAFCESHASDIPFYVVARLLRAATGVRGLDNAAARVGVRGQFPAAHPEDVLLLEDLLGIADPDVALAKIDPDARRRRLTALVNAASLARKAPAVYVIEDLHWIDGVSESLLTNFVTVVPQTPSLVLISYRPEYRGTLSGVPGAQSIALGPLSDSETAALVSQLLGPDRSVGGLATMIAERVSGNPFFVEEMVRDLAERGVLTGARCNYVCRADHADAAVPATLQATIGARIDRLSPAAKQTLSAAAVIGVRFDAEQLALLDGKAELGELIAAELVDQVRFTPHAEYAFHHPLIRTVAYETQLKSDRAELHRRLATAIQQHHPDSLEENAALIAEHLEAAGDLCAAFGWHMRAGAWAQLRDIRAARNSWERARTMADRLPTDDPGRTSMRIAPRTLLCMNTVRVAGSIADTGFDELRDLCNAAGDTVSLAIGMGGLMTTLVFHNRYREAARLASECNLLLASFADPPMTLMLLMSSAKWFAGQAAEGLRLAQRVIDLADGDPTKGALGPVGSPLAMAFLMRGNCRYCLGVPGWREDLDQAFAMARSVDPKSFITPALYKYRFAAHAGAVLPDAAADRDTAEAMKLAEHSGDDFQVDAARVSRGLVLINQGGSQRAAGFALLAEFREANVRHGYAENVVRTVDTEIAKEKARTGDIGGAIELARAVVDYTFDAGDALSLGEAVRVLVESLLQRGTSADLTEAQATVDRLAAEPTDPGFVLFEVALLRMRALLARARGDAASYAEFRDRYRDTAKELGFEGHIALAEAMP, encoded by the coding sequence CAACCACTGCGGTGCACCGGTCACGGCACACGACGCCCATGCTGAGTACAAGCAGGTAACGGTGCTGTTCGCCGATGTGGTGCATTCGATGGACATCGCCGCGGCGGTCGGTGCGGAGCGGTTGCGCGAGATCATGGCTGCCCTCTCCGACCGCTGTGCTGCTGTGGTGCAGCGATACGGCAGCACAATCACACAGTGGACCGGCGATGGGATCATGGCCGTGTTTGGCGCGCCGGTAGCGGCGGAAGATCACGCCGTCCTGGGCTGTCTGGCGGCCCTAGGCCTTCAGGAGGAGGCGACGCGGCTCGCCGTCGATGTGCGCGAGCATGACGGTATCGATCTGCGGTTGCGGGTCGGGCTGAATTCCGGCGAGGTGATCGCCGGTGCGATGGGTTCGGGCAAGTTTGGCTACGCCACCGTCGGTGAGCCGGTCGGGATGGCCCAGCGGATGGAGTCGGTTGCCCCCCCGGGCGGGGTGATGCTGAGTGCTTCGACTGTGCGACTTATTCAGGGTGTGGCGCATCTGGCTGCGACTGAGTTGGTCCGGGTCAAGGGTGTCGAGGAACCGGTGCCCGTTCGTCGGCTGTTGGGCATGACCGACGGGCATCGCGCCGGCGGGCGTGCGGAGGCGACTCTGGTCGGGCGGCACTGGGAGATGGCGGCGGTCGAGGGCTTGTTAGAGCGGGCCATCGGCGGTCACGGCGCGGTGGTCGGCGTGATGGGGTCAGCGGGCATCGGCAAGAGCCGTCTGGTGCGCGAGGTCACCGCAATGGCCGCCGCCCGGGGTGTCGAGGTCTTTACCGCCTTCTGCGAATCACACGCCAGCGATATCCCGTTTTACGTCGTGGCGCGGTTACTACGTGCTGCCACCGGCGTGCGCGGACTCGACAACGCGGCCGCTCGCGTGGGAGTGCGGGGTCAATTCCCCGCCGCCCACCCCGAGGACGTGCTGCTGTTGGAGGATCTGCTAGGGATCGCCGACCCCGATGTGGCGCTGGCCAAGATCGATCCGGACGCCCGCCGGCGGCGGTTGACCGCGCTCGTCAATGCCGCGTCGCTGGCCCGAAAAGCCCCGGCGGTCTATGTCATCGAGGACCTGCACTGGATCGACGGGGTGAGCGAATCCCTGTTGACCAACTTTGTCACGGTGGTCCCGCAGACGCCCTCGCTGGTGCTGATCAGCTACCGCCCCGAATATCGGGGCACGTTGAGCGGGGTGCCCGGTGCGCAGAGCATCGCCCTTGGCCCGCTGAGTGATTCGGAGACTGCAGCGTTGGTCTCGCAGCTGCTCGGGCCGGACCGTTCGGTTGGCGGGTTGGCCACAATGATCGCCGAAAGAGTCTCGGGTAACCCGTTTTTCGTCGAAGAGATGGTGCGCGATCTGGCCGAGCGGGGTGTGCTGACCGGAGCCCGTTGTAATTATGTCTGCCGGGCCGATCATGCCGATGCCGCCGTGCCGGCGACCCTGCAGGCCACCATCGGCGCCCGTATCGACCGGCTCTCCCCCGCCGCCAAGCAGACTCTGAGTGCCGCCGCGGTGATCGGGGTGCGATTTGACGCCGAGCAGTTGGCGTTGCTCGATGGTAAGGCTGAGCTGGGCGAGCTGATTGCTGCCGAACTTGTCGACCAGGTGCGGTTCACCCCGCACGCCGAGTACGCCTTCCACCATCCACTGATCCGGACCGTAGCCTACGAAACACAGCTGAAGTCCGACCGCGCCGAACTGCATCGGCGGCTGGCAACCGCCATCCAACAACACCACCCGGACTCGCTGGAAGAGAACGCCGCGCTGATCGCCGAGCATCTCGAGGCCGCCGGTGACCTGTGCGCTGCTTTCGGCTGGCACATGCGCGCCGGGGCATGGGCACAATTGCGCGATATCAGGGCCGCGCGCAACAGCTGGGAACGGGCCCGAACGATGGCCGACCGGTTGCCCACCGATGACCCGGGCCGAACGTCGATGCGCATCGCCCCGCGGACGCTGCTGTGCATGAACACCGTCCGGGTCGCCGGCAGCATCGCCGACACCGGCTTCGACGAACTGCGTGACCTCTGCAATGCCGCTGGCGACACAGTGTCGCTGGCGATCGGCATGGGCGGCCTGATGACGACGCTGGTATTCCATAACCGCTATCGGGAAGCGGCGCGGCTTGCGTCGGAGTGCAACCTGCTGCTCGCGTCGTTCGCTGATCCGCCGATGACGTTGATGTTGCTCATGAGCAGCGCCAAGTGGTTCGCAGGACAGGCAGCCGAAGGTCTGCGCTTGGCCCAGCGCGTCATCGATTTGGCCGACGGCGATCCCACCAAGGGCGCTCTGGGCCCCGTCGGGTCACCGTTGGCGATGGCATTCCTCATGCGTGGCAACTGTCGATATTGCCTCGGCGTTCCGGGCTGGAGGGAAGACCTCGACCAGGCGTTCGCGATGGCCCGCAGCGTCGACCCGAAGTCCTTCATCACCCCTGCGCTGTATAAGTACCGCTTCGCCGCCCATGCCGGGGCGGTGCTCCCCGACGCCGCGGCTGACCGGGACACCGCCGAAGCGATGAAGCTGGCCGAGCATTCCGGCGATGACTTCCAGGTGGATGCCGCCCGGGTCAGTCGCGGCCTTGTCCTCATCAATCAGGGCGGTTCGCAACGCGCCGCAGGTTTTGCGCTGCTCGCCGAGTTTCGTGAAGCTAACGTGCGGCATGGCTATGCGGAAAACGTAGTGCGGACCGTCGATACCGAGATCGCCAAGGAGAAAGCCAGGACCGGCGATATCGGCGGCGCCATCGAGTTGGCACGCGCGGTCGTCGACTACACCTTCGACGCGGGGGACGCGCTTTCCCTTGGCGAGGCCGTTCGGGTCTTGGTGGAATCCCTGTTGCAGCGCGGCACGAGCGCCGATCTCACAGAGGCGCAGGCCACGGTCGACCGACTGGCGGCAGAGCCGACCGACCCGGGATTCGTACTATTCGAGGTGGCGCTGCTGCGGATGCGGGCTCTTCTGGCGCGGGCTCGCGGTGACGCAGCGAGCTATGCCGAGTTCCGGGATCGCTATCGCGACACAGCGAAAGAGCTTGGCTTCGAAGGGCATATCGCCTTGGCCGAAGCGATGCCATGA
- a CDS encoding glutamate synthase subunit beta has protein sequence MPDPKGFLKYTHRETPQRRPVDLRLKDWHEVYEDFPHTSLQHQATRCMDCGIPFCHNGCPLGNLIPEWNDLVRTDRWRDAIERLHATNNFPEFTGRLCPAPCESSCVLGINQDAVTIKQIEVEIIDNAFDEGWVVPLPPEADQHTGKTVAVIGSGPAGLAAAQQLTRAGHRVTVFERADRIGGLLRYGIPEFKMEKRHLDRRLEQMKAEGTEFRAGVDVGADITAEQLRSEFDAVVLAGGATAWRDLPITGRDLDGIHQAMEYLPWGNRVQEGDDVLGADGEPPITAKDKKVIIIGGGDTGADCLGTAHRQGAASIHQLEIMPRPPESRAPSTPWPTYALMFRVSSAHEEGGERVFSVNTEEFVGRDGHVAALKLHEVTMQDGKFVKTEGTDFELDADLVLLAMGFVGPEKPGLLTELGVEFTERGNVARGANFETSVPGVFVAGDAGRGQSLIVWAIAEGRAAAAAVDRFLMGETALPAPIAPTAAPQR, from the coding sequence GTGCCTGATCCCAAGGGCTTCCTCAAGTACACCCACCGGGAAACACCGCAGCGCCGTCCGGTGGACCTGCGGCTCAAAGACTGGCACGAGGTCTACGAAGACTTCCCGCACACGTCCTTGCAGCACCAGGCGACGCGGTGCATGGACTGTGGGATTCCGTTCTGCCACAACGGTTGTCCGCTGGGCAACCTGATCCCGGAGTGGAATGACCTGGTCCGCACCGATCGGTGGCGGGACGCGATCGAACGGCTGCACGCCACCAACAACTTCCCCGAGTTCACCGGCCGGCTCTGCCCGGCGCCGTGCGAATCGTCCTGTGTGCTGGGCATCAACCAGGATGCGGTGACGATCAAGCAGATCGAAGTCGAGATCATCGACAACGCCTTTGACGAAGGCTGGGTGGTTCCGCTGCCACCGGAAGCCGACCAGCACACCGGAAAGACCGTCGCGGTGATCGGCTCCGGCCCGGCCGGCCTGGCGGCCGCACAGCAACTGACCCGGGCCGGACACCGTGTGACGGTGTTCGAGCGGGCCGACCGGATCGGTGGGCTGCTGCGCTACGGCATCCCCGAGTTCAAGATGGAAAAGCGCCACCTGGACCGCCGGCTCGAGCAGATGAAGGCCGAGGGCACCGAGTTCCGCGCCGGCGTCGACGTCGGCGCGGACATCACCGCCGAGCAGCTGCGCTCGGAGTTCGACGCCGTGGTGCTGGCCGGCGGTGCGACCGCCTGGCGCGACCTGCCGATCACCGGCCGCGACCTGGACGGCATCCATCAGGCGATGGAGTACCTGCCGTGGGGCAACCGGGTGCAGGAGGGTGACGACGTATTGGGCGCCGACGGCGAGCCGCCGATCACCGCGAAGGACAAGAAGGTCATCATCATCGGCGGCGGCGACACCGGTGCCGACTGCCTGGGCACCGCGCACCGCCAGGGCGCGGCCAGCATCCACCAGCTCGAGATCATGCCGCGCCCCCCGGAGAGCCGTGCCCCGTCCACCCCGTGGCCCACCTACGCGCTGATGTTCCGGGTGTCGTCGGCGCACGAAGAGGGCGGCGAGCGGGTGTTCTCGGTGAACACCGAGGAGTTCGTCGGCCGGGACGGCCACGTCGCCGCGCTCAAGCTGCACGAGGTGACGATGCAGGACGGGAAGTTCGTCAAGACCGAGGGCACCGACTTCGAACTCGACGCCGACCTGGTGTTGCTGGCGATGGGATTCGTCGGGCCGGAGAAGCCGGGCCTGCTCACCGAGCTCGGTGTCGAGTTCACCGAGCGGGGCAACGTGGCGCGTGGCGCGAACTTCGAGACGTCGGTTCCGGGTGTCTTCGTGGCCGGCGACGCGGGTCGGGGCCAGTCGCTGATCGTCTGGGCGATCGCCGAGGGGCGCGCGGCCGCGGCGGCGGTGGATCGGTTCCTGATGGGGGAGACGGCGCTGCCCGCACCGATCGCCCCCACGGCGGCTCCGCAACGCTAG
- a CDS encoding PHP domain-containing protein, whose product MDPVAALRQIAYYKDRAREDTRRVMAYRNAADIVERLDDAERERHGQANSWQSLPGIGPKTAKVIAQAWAGREPDALAELCSAAQDLGGGEIRAALRGDLHLHSNWSDGSADIEEMMATAKALGHEYCALTDHSPRLTIANGLSPERLRKQLDVIDTLRDRFAPMRILTGIEVDILDDGSLDQEPELLDRLDVVVASVHSKLSMDSAAMTRRMVRAVSDGHADVLGHCTGRLVTGNRGMRPESTFDAEAVFTACRDHGTAVEINSRPERRDPPTRLLNLALEIGCEFSIDTDAHAPGQLDFLGYGAQRALDAGVPAERIVNTWPVEKLLAWTASVG is encoded by the coding sequence ATGGATCCGGTAGCCGCACTGCGTCAGATCGCCTACTACAAGGACCGGGCGCGCGAAGACACCCGTCGGGTGATGGCCTACCGCAACGCCGCCGACATCGTCGAGCGCCTCGACGACGCCGAACGCGAGCGGCACGGCCAGGCCAACAGCTGGCAGTCGCTGCCCGGTATCGGGCCGAAGACGGCCAAGGTGATCGCCCAGGCCTGGGCCGGCCGCGAACCCGATGCCCTGGCCGAATTATGTTCGGCCGCGCAGGATCTCGGCGGCGGTGAAATCCGGGCCGCGCTACGCGGCGACCTGCATCTGCACTCGAACTGGTCGGACGGTTCGGCGGACATCGAGGAAATGATGGCCACCGCGAAGGCGCTTGGTCACGAATACTGCGCGCTGACCGACCACTCGCCGCGCCTGACGATCGCCAACGGCTTGTCGCCGGAGCGGCTGCGCAAACAGCTCGACGTCATCGACACGCTGCGCGATCGGTTCGCGCCGATGCGCATCCTGACCGGCATCGAGGTGGACATCCTCGACGACGGCAGCCTCGACCAGGAGCCCGAGCTGCTGGACCGCCTCGACGTCGTGGTGGCCAGCGTGCACTCCAAGCTGTCGATGGACTCCGCGGCGATGACACGGCGAATGGTGCGCGCCGTCAGCGACGGGCACGCCGACGTGCTCGGGCACTGCACGGGACGGCTGGTCACCGGCAACCGCGGTATGCGGCCGGAGTCGACGTTCGACGCCGAGGCGGTGTTCACCGCCTGCCGCGACCACGGCACCGCCGTCGAGATCAACTCCCGGCCCGAACGACGCGACCCGCCCACCCGGCTGCTGAACCTCGCGCTGGAGATCGGCTGCGAGTTCAGCATCGACACCGACGCGCACGCGCCGGGCCAGTTGGACTTCCTCGGCTACGGCGCGCAGCGGGCGCTGGACGCGGGTGTGCCGGCCGAGCGGATCGTCAACACCTGGCCGGTGGAGAAGCTTTTGGCGTGGACGGCATCGGTCGGGTAG
- a CDS encoding alpha/beta hydrolase encodes MTDAKHVVLIHGSFGRGEQLAPARAAFEERGYAVHTPTLRYHELPRREGAKKVASLSLRDYADDLVAFVKSLDSPPLLVGHSMGGLLAQLVAAGARPAGVVAACPAPVAGTTGGTLTSLRMMLPHVLRPRSWKKPWRPPTFEQSRRWIANTQTEDSAREIYDGFVCESGRYLWELLLAVPRLSKATVVDFAAVTAPVLVIGAECDRIVPTRVVRRTAARYQHGDCVQIPRSDHMVFSGTALPITMSYIDSWMAENHVLANRAG; translated from the coding sequence GTGACCGACGCCAAACACGTCGTCTTGATTCACGGCTCCTTTGGTCGTGGGGAGCAGTTGGCTCCGGCCCGCGCTGCATTCGAAGAGCGTGGATACGCGGTGCACACCCCGACCCTGCGGTACCACGAACTGCCCAGGCGGGAAGGCGCGAAGAAGGTCGCGTCGCTAAGCCTTCGGGACTACGCCGACGACTTGGTGGCGTTCGTGAAATCACTGGATTCTCCGCCGCTTCTGGTAGGTCACTCGATGGGCGGTCTGCTGGCGCAGTTGGTCGCCGCGGGCGCCCGCCCGGCTGGCGTGGTAGCCGCGTGTCCCGCTCCCGTGGCGGGCACAACGGGTGGGACACTCACAAGCTTGCGCATGATGCTGCCGCACGTGCTGCGGCCTCGCTCCTGGAAAAAGCCATGGCGCCCTCCGACGTTCGAGCAATCTCGACGTTGGATCGCCAACACGCAGACCGAGGACAGCGCCCGAGAGATATATGACGGCTTCGTCTGCGAGTCCGGTCGCTATCTTTGGGAACTCCTCCTTGCAGTGCCGAGGCTTTCGAAGGCCACCGTTGTCGATTTCGCGGCGGTCACTGCCCCTGTGCTGGTGATAGGTGCCGAGTGTGACCGCATCGTGCCAACCCGAGTCGTGCGCCGGACCGCAGCCCGGTACCAGCACGGGGACTGCGTTCAGATCCCCCGCTCTGACCACATGGTGTTTTCTGGGACGGCTCTGCCGATCACTATGAGCTACATCGACAGCTGGATGGCGGAAAATCATGTCCTTGCAAATCGGGCTGGATGA